One genomic region from Pyrobaculum islandicum DSM 4184 encodes:
- a CDS encoding 30S ribosomal protein S6e, with amino-acid sequence MPTFKLVLSDPISGKARQFEIKDPLAQRFIGLKIGDELDGSVLKDFLELPKGAKIRITGGSGIEGAPMHPGVPGPVKRYILADGPPGYWPPKRGMRKRKLVRGNTISDSIVQINAVIVYPQGYSGPPAIPLGAKEIEKLTKAKEGTPA; translated from the coding sequence ATGCCGACTTTCAAACTAGTGCTTTCAGACCCCATCTCAGGCAAGGCCAGGCAGTTTGAGATAAAAGACCCACTGGCACAACGCTTCATAGGGCTTAAGATAGGAGACGAACTAGACGGCTCTGTGTTAAAAGACTTCCTAGAGTTGCCGAAAGGCGCTAAGATTAGAATTACTGGCGGTAGTGGAATTGAGGGCGCGCCTATGCACCCCGGCGTGCCGGGACCTGTGAAAAGGTATATTCTAGCTGACGGGCCGCCGGGCTACTGGCCGCCGAAAAGAGGTATGCGAAAGAGGAAATTAGTGAGGGGCAACACGATATCCGACTCTATTGTACAAATAAACGCAGTAATTGTATATCCACAAGGCTATTCCGGACCCCCCGCCATACCGCTAGGAGCTAAGGAAATAGAAAAATTAACAAAAGCCAAAGAGGGGACACCGGCCTAA
- a CDS encoding CBS domain-containing protein, whose amino-acid sequence MLGSFAKTDVIKAFPSTSIREVAKLMAQRKVGLVVLVDPSDPYRVVGVVSERDIVRAVAHEIDLDMPCETIASKNVISLEANENVAKAAEAFVKYGIRHLVVTKDGRLYGVFSIRDLIKEENALKELAEYYDWTFEPGMST is encoded by the coding sequence ATGCTCGGAAGTTTTGCCAAGACAGACGTAATTAAGGCTTTTCCGTCTACATCAATAAGAGAGGTGGCTAAATTAATGGCGCAGAGGAAGGTCGGCCTAGTTGTGCTTGTAGACCCCAGCGACCCCTATAGAGTAGTCGGTGTGGTCTCCGAACGTGATATTGTCAGAGCTGTGGCACATGAGATAGATCTAGACATGCCGTGTGAAACCATAGCCTCAAAAAACGTGATTTCTCTTGAGGCAAATGAAAACGTCGCTAAAGCCGCAGAGGCGTTTGTAAAATATGGGATTAGACATCTAGTGGTCACTAAAGACGGTAGACTCTATGGCGTGTTTTCTATTAGAGATTTAATCAAGGAGGAAAATGCATTGAAGGAACTTGCAGAATATTACGACTGGACTTTTGAGCCTGGAATGTCTACTTAA
- a CDS encoding haloacid dehalogenase codes for MLENKSLYDELRQYEQAKDEVIQTSIKVARLSKAVVYSVIRRDFVSAEKAIREMENVVAKLKKLINEWPMFYNNAATGLQEYVEAITLYLFIKEGRFPTKEELGVDVYTYLMGVADVAGELGRSATEELLKKNIEGAKRLKDAVESLYLDLLALEPRDYELRKKVDYVGSQANWISEKLFYATTCRQTSDVE; via the coding sequence GTGTTAGAGAACAAATCTTTATACGACGAATTAAGGCAATATGAACAAGCGAAAGACGAGGTAATACAGACGTCGATTAAAGTTGCGCGGCTTTCTAAGGCTGTAGTCTACTCCGTAATTAGGAGAGATTTTGTCTCAGCAGAAAAAGCTATACGTGAGATGGAGAATGTTGTTGCCAAGTTGAAGAAATTAATTAACGAATGGCCCATGTTTTATAATAACGCCGCAACTGGACTACAAGAGTATGTTGAGGCAATCACATTGTACTTATTCATTAAAGAGGGTAGGTTTCCCACTAAAGAGGAGCTAGGCGTTGATGTATATACATACCTTATGGGTGTGGCAGACGTGGCAGGGGAGTTGGGCAGATCCGCTACGGAGGAGTTGTTAAAGAAAAACATAGAGGGGGCGAAGAGACTTAAAGACGCTGTAGAAAGCCTCTACCTCGATCTCCTAGCGCTTGAGCCGCGTGATTATGAGTTGCGGAAAAAAGTAGATTATGTAGGCTCTCAAGCCAATTGGATTTCAGAAAAGCTATTTTACGCTACTACGTGTAGACAGACGAGCGATGTCGAATAA
- a CDS encoding DUF6379 domain-containing protein, with translation MLPPAVLRQLYVQGSLTNTPEGVSFKLRNSLAPATVVGVEVAVDGQKVPSDKVFIIAGGQKRGVSELASVGQKFNVRDEVTILLQGLSLSPGAHKIDIKAKTKEWGELVFDVTDMLK, from the coding sequence ATGCTTCCGCCAGCAGTACTACGCCAACTATATGTACAGGGGAGTCTCACAAACACGCCAGAGGGGGTCTCCTTTAAGTTACGAAACTCTCTAGCGCCAGCTACAGTCGTTGGAGTAGAGGTAGCTGTTGATGGGCAGAAGGTACCCTCAGATAAAGTATTCATAATTGCAGGGGGACAAAAGCGGGGGGTCTCAGAGCTGGCATCTGTTGGGCAAAAGTTTAATGTGAGAGATGAAGTAACAATACTGCTCCAAGGACTTTCTCTATCGCCTGGAGCGCATAAAATAGACATAAAAGCTAAGACTAAAGAGTGGGGCGAACTTGTCTTCGACGTCACCGACATGTTGAAATAG
- a CDS encoding iron-containing alcohol dehydrogenase, which produces MLKEFKLRYEGVLLHFGTGTIEKSKNYLHQFEKVVIVTGRSSAKTSGALDDVERVLKELGVKYVLFNKVSPNPWASQAEELAKVVWEEGADAVIAIGGGSPIDVSKIATIIVANGGKVYDYVRGVKKAKRMIPLIAVNLTHGTGTEVDKWAVVTLDDTREKIGIAARYPDLSIDDPTYTLTLDERQTIYTSLDAFYHSYESATAKTSNPLSQSLAESAIGTIAETLPKLAENLRDLALRYRMLYASMIAGIAIDMARTHIIHAIEHVLSGLEPKLPHGCGLGLLGPRAVYYIHKAAPELSARLLRHINPHIKPTIDSAAEAEKTVAKFQEEIGLRERLSDYGFTERDVANIAERVFTTFREWINTTAPLEVTKDVIIDILKSAL; this is translated from the coding sequence ATGCTCAAAGAGTTTAAGCTCAGGTACGAAGGTGTTTTACTCCATTTTGGCACAGGAACAATAGAGAAGAGTAAGAACTACCTACACCAGTTTGAAAAAGTTGTAATCGTCACTGGGAGGTCGTCAGCTAAGACATCCGGCGCCTTAGATGATGTAGAGAGAGTATTGAAGGAGCTTGGCGTTAAGTATGTGTTGTTTAACAAAGTTTCGCCAAACCCCTGGGCAAGTCAAGCGGAGGAATTAGCTAAAGTCGTATGGGAAGAGGGGGCTGATGCAGTAATAGCCATAGGAGGCGGAAGCCCAATAGACGTCTCTAAGATTGCAACTATAATTGTTGCAAACGGCGGAAAGGTATACGACTATGTCAGAGGCGTTAAAAAAGCAAAAAGAATGATACCTCTGATAGCAGTAAATCTCACCCATGGCACAGGTACAGAGGTGGATAAATGGGCCGTAGTTACACTTGATGACACCAGAGAGAAAATAGGTATAGCGGCGCGGTACCCAGATTTGTCTATAGACGACCCCACATATACTTTAACACTAGACGAGAGACAAACGATCTATACATCTCTAGACGCCTTTTATCACTCTTATGAATCCGCCACAGCTAAGACTTCAAATCCTCTATCGCAGTCGCTTGCCGAAAGTGCAATAGGCACAATAGCTGAAACTTTGCCTAAGTTGGCAGAAAACTTGAGAGATTTAGCGCTTCGCTATAGAATGCTCTATGCATCTATGATTGCAGGAATTGCCATAGATATGGCGCGTACACATATAATACACGCCATAGAACATGTATTAAGCGGCCTAGAGCCCAAGCTACCACATGGCTGTGGATTAGGGTTACTGGGCCCGCGCGCAGTTTATTACATACATAAGGCGGCGCCTGAACTCTCAGCCCGTCTTCTCAGACATATAAACCCCCATATAAAGCCTACTATAGATAGCGCCGCTGAGGCAGAAAAAACAGTTGCAAAATTCCAGGAGGAGATAGGCCTTAGAGAGAGACTAAGCGACTACGGCTTCACCGAGAGAGATGTAGCAAATATAGCCGAGAGAGTCTTTACAACTTTTAGAGAGTGGATAAATACCACAGCTCCTTTAGAGGTGACAAAAGACGTAATAATCGACATATTAAAAAGCGCGCTCTAG
- a CDS encoding NAD(P)/FAD-dependent oxidoreductase: protein MKPVVKVVGLGPSGSAFLKTYSRAVGVELSRQYFKACGEAVPVETPLVDPEFVVDKVRRFKFYLWRKEVGEVTYLKPRWYIVNKKAWVESMRGENLAGETPEVLVKAGGPYQSIGEKIYVARAYIEGIKLEDETAYFIFPQDSIGFYWVFPHGGVYNIGAGFIGVSNPVPYIYEFIEKWLGGGRVIDIRAAPLTIVPQITLYDGESFRIGEAAGLIYPLTGEGIRPGIISAIELAKALGTRHPLRNYRRAVWRIIRQVEFQKRILRLAQRLLAKGRTPIEFIEDSILREFIEENLGAKTLFIALAKRPRQGIRLINALLR, encoded by the coding sequence ATGAAGCCAGTTGTAAAAGTAGTTGGGCTAGGCCCCTCTGGCTCTGCCTTTTTAAAGACATATAGTAGGGCAGTAGGTGTAGAATTATCTAGACAATATTTCAAGGCGTGTGGCGAGGCTGTGCCTGTGGAAACTCCGCTTGTCGATCCAGAGTTTGTAGTTGACAAAGTGCGTCGGTTCAAATTCTACCTCTGGCGTAAAGAAGTTGGAGAGGTGACATATCTAAAGCCTAGGTGGTATATAGTAAATAAAAAAGCTTGGGTAGAGTCTATGCGAGGCGAAAATTTAGCTGGAGAAACGCCCGAGGTTTTAGTAAAGGCAGGCGGCCCCTATCAGAGCATTGGTGAAAAAATCTATGTTGCCAGAGCCTACATAGAGGGCATAAAACTCGAAGACGAGACAGCCTACTTTATATTTCCACAAGACTCCATAGGTTTCTACTGGGTTTTTCCACACGGCGGGGTTTATAATATAGGCGCTGGATTTATCGGCGTTAGTAACCCAGTGCCATATATTTATGAGTTTATAGAGAAGTGGTTGGGCGGGGGTAGAGTTATAGATATAAGAGCCGCCCCCCTTACAATAGTACCGCAGATTACGCTATATGATGGAGAAAGCTTCAGAATAGGCGAAGCCGCAGGGCTTATATACCCTCTTACAGGCGAGGGCATAAGACCTGGCATAATTTCCGCAATAGAGTTAGCCAAGGCGCTAGGGACAAGACATCCGCTGAGGAACTACCGCCGCGCAGTCTGGAGAATAATTAGACAGGTGGAGTTTCAAAAGAGGATACTTAGACTAGCCCAGAGGTTATTAGCCAAGGGGCGCACGCCTATTGAATTCATAGAGGATTCTATATTGAGAGAATTCATAGAGGAGAACTTAGGCGCAAAAACCCTCTTTATAGCACTGGCCAAAAGGCCTAGACAAGGAATTAGACTAATCAACGCATTACTAAGATAA
- a CDS encoding chromatin protein Cren7 encodes MEEVLDREYEVEYGGRKYRLKPVKAWVLQPPGKPGVVIALFKLPDGKTIRKVIMKLPPS; translated from the coding sequence ATGGAAGAGGTCTTAGATCGTGAATACGAAGTGGAATACGGCGGGAGAAAATACCGGCTAAAGCCAGTTAAAGCATGGGTTCTCCAGCCCCCTGGCAAACCAGGTGTCGTCATAGCCCTCTTTAAACTACCAGATGGAAAAACTATTAGGAAGGTGATAATGAAATTGCCGCCTAGCTAA
- a CDS encoding amidase — protein sequence MSEIEKKIEEAKRHADLNYFLYLNEKVVEEVEFLKRAGRCGALCGMTLAVKDNIEVMGMPITNGAPYMKKISDKTAAVVRRLMAEGAVVLGKTNMHELALGVTNINPHFGPTRNPHDPSRITGGSSGGSAGAVAIGVADLGIGTDTGGSVRIPAALCGVVGYKPPYGKIPMDGIYPLSQSLDHVGFIARSVKELVNILSAVGWAPRDLSPPKRFRFAVLMGITEPSRYVEKAFWKAVEVLENIGGFRDEVFLDSTKYSAARAALLLSEAAANYYDYLRSVGEHMGRDVATLLGVGVALPSVAYIVAKRIKEEATQYFNILFKKYDVVVTPTTAIEAVPIEQADSITMRRKLLAYTEIFNLTGHPAISVPAPATSSLPVGLQVAARDEDTLLAIAEAYEAAL from the coding sequence ATGAGCGAAATTGAAAAGAAGATAGAAGAGGCTAAGAGACATGCCGATTTAAACTATTTCCTTTACCTAAATGAGAAAGTTGTTGAAGAGGTGGAATTTCTTAAGCGGGCTGGGAGGTGTGGGGCGCTGTGTGGCATGACGCTTGCGGTAAAAGACAACATAGAAGTTATGGGCATGCCTATTACAAACGGAGCGCCATATATGAAGAAAATATCTGATAAAACAGCGGCAGTCGTAAGACGTCTTATGGCAGAAGGCGCGGTTGTGCTAGGGAAAACAAACATGCACGAGCTCGCCCTTGGCGTTACGAATATAAACCCCCATTTTGGGCCGACGCGAAATCCCCACGACCCCTCTCGAATAACTGGCGGATCTAGTGGAGGTAGTGCAGGCGCTGTTGCCATAGGCGTAGCAGACCTAGGCATTGGCACAGATACAGGCGGCTCAGTTAGAATACCAGCTGCGCTATGCGGTGTTGTCGGATACAAGCCGCCCTATGGAAAAATTCCGATGGACGGCATATACCCCCTTTCACAAAGTTTAGACCACGTCGGTTTTATTGCAAGAAGTGTAAAAGAACTTGTAAATATACTATCGGCTGTGGGATGGGCACCTCGAGATCTCTCGCCGCCTAAGAGATTTAGATTTGCGGTACTAATGGGTATTACAGAACCTTCTAGATATGTAGAGAAGGCATTTTGGAAAGCTGTAGAGGTTTTAGAGAATATAGGAGGTTTTAGAGATGAAGTTTTTCTAGACTCTACTAAATATTCGGCTGCTAGAGCTGCGTTATTGCTATCCGAAGCCGCCGCCAACTACTATGACTATTTGAGAAGCGTAGGCGAACATATGGGCCGCGACGTGGCGACTTTATTAGGTGTCGGCGTTGCTCTTCCCTCAGTTGCTTACATAGTTGCAAAGAGGATAAAAGAGGAAGCCACACAATACTTCAATATACTATTTAAAAAATACGATGTAGTAGTTACGCCAACCACAGCCATAGAGGCTGTACCTATAGAACAAGCTGATAGTATTACAATGAGACGTAAACTACTCGCGTATACGGAGATTTTTAACCTAACAGGCCATCCGGCTATTTCAGTACCGGCGCCAGCCACTTCCAGCCTTCCTGTGGGCCTTCAAGTGGCGGCTAGAGACGAAGATACTTTACTAGCAATAGCCGAAGCTTACGAAGCGGCTCTCTGA
- the infB gene encoding translation initiation factor IF-2: protein MSIRSPFVVVMGHVDVGKTLLLDKIRGTSVAYREPGMITQHIGVSFVPWQAVERFAGPLVDKLRLRGKIWIPGFLFIDTPGHAAFSNLRRRGGSVADLAILVVDITSGLEEQGVESLKLIQSRGVPFIIAANKLDRIYGWKSVENRPFLFAVEQQEWHAIATLEEAIGKLIDQLSRFGIEADRYDRVRDFSKQVPIVPTSAVTGEGIADLLLVLAGVSQRFIPREKLSVSYGPAKGVVMEVKEERGLGVVADVILYDGVLKKGDVIITAGIDGPKETKVRMLIMPKPLDEMRDPEDRYMAVEEVKAAAGVRIVADGLDGVVAGAPIFAVWDLQDIQKVVQLVREEISEIKIETDREGVIARADTFGTLESMVLFLRQQGVPIRRADVGPPTHKDVVEAVLSRRKNPTYGVILAFNVKIPPEVEREAMSSGIKIIRGEILYRIFDEYIKWSQEVKTKTIEQILSQMTKPGKIQILPGYVFRRSNPAIVGIKVLAGTIKPGVTLVKDGKEVGRIMQIQKSGKPINEAVVGDEVAISIHGDIIVGRQIREGDVLYVYVPDEQIRQWLFQYRQYLRDDELKALEEYLKLRKR from the coding sequence GTGTCTATTAGATCGCCATTTGTAGTAGTGATGGGACATGTCGACGTTGGAAAGACGTTACTACTTGACAAAATTAGGGGCACTTCTGTGGCGTATAGAGAGCCAGGCATGATTACGCAACACATAGGAGTGAGTTTTGTCCCATGGCAGGCTGTGGAGAGGTTCGCAGGTCCCCTAGTGGATAAGCTAAGGCTGAGAGGTAAGATCTGGATACCGGGCTTCTTATTTATAGATACGCCGGGCCACGCCGCGTTTTCAAACTTACGCAGACGTGGAGGTTCTGTCGCAGATTTAGCTATCCTTGTGGTAGATATCACCTCAGGGCTTGAGGAGCAAGGGGTGGAGTCTCTTAAGCTCATCCAGAGCAGAGGCGTGCCGTTTATAATCGCTGCCAATAAACTAGATAGGATATACGGCTGGAAGTCTGTAGAAAATAGGCCGTTTTTATTCGCAGTTGAACAACAAGAGTGGCATGCAATAGCAACGCTCGAGGAGGCCATTGGCAAATTGATAGATCAACTCTCACGTTTTGGAATAGAGGCTGATCGATACGACCGTGTTAGAGATTTTTCAAAACAAGTCCCCATAGTGCCTACAAGTGCTGTAACTGGCGAGGGAATTGCCGATCTGTTGCTAGTTCTAGCTGGAGTCAGCCAGAGGTTTATCCCTAGAGAAAAACTCAGTGTAAGCTACGGGCCTGCAAAAGGCGTCGTTATGGAGGTAAAGGAGGAAAGAGGGCTCGGCGTCGTGGCTGACGTGATTTTATATGATGGCGTGTTGAAAAAAGGCGATGTAATAATTACGGCGGGTATAGATGGGCCAAAGGAGACTAAGGTGCGTATGTTAATTATGCCTAAGCCTCTCGATGAAATGCGCGACCCAGAAGATCGTTATATGGCTGTAGAAGAGGTCAAGGCGGCCGCCGGCGTACGAATAGTAGCAGACGGACTCGACGGCGTTGTGGCAGGAGCGCCTATATTTGCTGTGTGGGATCTCCAAGATATTCAAAAAGTTGTCCAACTTGTCAGGGAGGAGATTTCGGAAATAAAAATAGAGACAGATAGAGAGGGCGTTATAGCTAGGGCAGATACCTTCGGCACTTTAGAAAGTATGGTTCTCTTCCTGAGACAACAGGGGGTCCCAATTAGGAGGGCAGATGTGGGACCCCCGACCCATAAAGATGTGGTGGAGGCTGTGTTGAGCAGAAGAAAAAATCCGACATATGGCGTGATATTGGCCTTTAATGTGAAGATACCCCCGGAGGTGGAGAGAGAGGCTATGTCGTCTGGCATAAAGATAATCAGGGGAGAGATACTATATCGGATATTTGACGAGTATATCAAATGGTCTCAGGAGGTTAAAACCAAGACTATAGAGCAGATACTGTCGCAAATGACTAAACCGGGCAAAATACAGATTTTACCTGGCTACGTCTTTAGGAGGAGTAACCCTGCAATTGTAGGCATTAAGGTATTAGCTGGCACAATTAAGCCAGGTGTGACGTTGGTTAAAGATGGGAAGGAAGTAGGTAGGATTATGCAAATTCAGAAATCTGGCAAACCCATAAACGAGGCTGTTGTAGGAGATGAAGTTGCCATATCTATCCACGGCGATATAATTGTGGGGCGGCAGATAAGAGAGGGCGATGTGCTATATGTCTATGTGCCAGATGAACAAATACGCCAATGGCTCTTTCAGTATAGGCAGTATCTACGGGATGATGAGCTGAAGGCTCTTGAAGAATATCTAAAGTTGAGAAAAAGGTAA
- a CDS encoding ABC transporter permease yields the protein MKYYITALVALFILWQILAYVINKPYLPLFTDVVIYMAEDAQILLRNLVATLARVFISVAIALVIGFVGGLAATWLSERVSANLLRAAILLTYPIPHVALLPILLHLFGIETSKIVLMSLIAFYPIALSVMEWTQRFPRDLATLIHIMGGGRRDIVKYVVMPSALPGILTGLKIAFNTAYSVSFIAESLALTDGLGALIYDSWHRLDYLQMYAAILTLSGAGVATYALMSLLERKLIKWA from the coding sequence ATGAAATACTATATAACGGCTTTAGTTGCCCTATTTATACTATGGCAAATTTTGGCGTATGTGATAAACAAGCCATATCTCCCTCTGTTTACAGACGTGGTGATATATATGGCGGAGGATGCACAGATATTGTTAAGAAACCTCGTTGCAACATTGGCTAGGGTCTTTATATCGGTAGCAATAGCGCTTGTTATAGGTTTTGTGGGGGGTCTTGCCGCTACATGGCTTTCTGAGAGAGTAAGCGCAAATCTATTAAGAGCCGCCATACTTCTCACATATCCAATACCCCACGTTGCGCTACTCCCAATATTACTACACCTCTTTGGTATTGAGACAAGTAAAATTGTACTTATGTCACTAATAGCGTTTTACCCCATTGCGCTTTCAGTAATGGAGTGGACGCAGAGATTTCCACGTGACCTAGCCACGTTGATACATATAATGGGGGGTGGTCGACGCGATATAGTTAAATATGTCGTTATGCCATCTGCGTTACCAGGCATATTGACTGGTCTTAAAATTGCGTTTAATACAGCATATTCGGTTTCTTTTATAGCCGAAAGTCTTGCCTTAACCGACGGGCTCGGGGCCTTGATCTACGACAGTTGGCATAGGCTTGACTATCTACAAATGTATGCAGCAATTTTGACGCTAAGCGGCGCCGGTGTAGCCACATATGCTCTTATGTCGTTGCTAGAGAGGAAATTAATAAAATGGGCTTGA
- a CDS encoding MBL fold metallo-hydrolase, producing MQIITKYLEKVPLLTTYILNLGDVKVVIDPGPASLHSPLDVDAVLCTHIHLDHCGSAGHINSPVYVHERYTKYVTEPLKLYEASKTVLGIFAEKFGAPLPSRQVVGVRDQTRLFDVIDVIYTPGHAPHHVVYYERDNKTLFIGDGGGVYIPELGVIVPTTPPPFKLDIYLQSLHKIKSLDVDTVCFPHYSCTRNIEILKVHEQQIRSWAETLKDVDMPIDEALRLLARVDENVAKILTVGGFYAEFYLKISVLGFLDYLKSQRAAS from the coding sequence ATGCAGATTATAACTAAATACCTAGAGAAGGTACCTCTACTAACTACATACATCCTTAACCTTGGCGATGTCAAGGTAGTGATAGACCCCGGTCCTGCATCACTACACTCCCCGCTTGACGTTGATGCAGTTTTATGCACACATATACACTTAGACCACTGTGGCTCAGCAGGTCATATAAACTCACCTGTTTATGTACATGAGAGGTATACTAAGTATGTAACAGAGCCGCTCAAACTTTATGAGGCGAGCAAAACTGTATTAGGTATTTTTGCAGAAAAATTCGGAGCCCCTCTCCCAAGTAGACAGGTAGTTGGCGTCAGAGATCAGACAAGACTTTTTGACGTAATTGATGTAATATATACGCCGGGACATGCTCCACATCATGTCGTGTATTATGAGAGAGATAATAAAACTCTATTTATAGGCGATGGCGGGGGAGTATATATACCAGAGTTGGGGGTTATCGTTCCCACAACGCCGCCCCCCTTTAAACTTGATATTTATCTCCAATCTTTACACAAGATAAAGTCGCTAGATGTTGATACAGTGTGCTTCCCCCATTATTCATGTACACGTAATATAGAAATCCTTAAGGTACATGAACAACAGATAAGAAGTTGGGCAGAAACTCTAAAAGATGTTGATATGCCAATAGATGAGGCGTTAAGGCTTTTAGCTAGAGTAGATGAAAATGTAGCAAAGATCTTGACGGTCGGCGGTTTCTACGCCGAATTTTATCTAAAAATTAGTGTGTTGGGCTTCTTAGATTATTTAAAATCTCAGAGAGCCGCTTCGTAA
- a CDS encoding Lrp/AsnC family transcriptional regulator encodes MVEAFVFINTEIGAEDEVMEALVKIPEVKEAMIVYGPYDLVIRITTDTAENLRKLISEKIRKMPKIKSTTTLIIAKSIVK; translated from the coding sequence ATGGTTGAGGCGTTTGTATTCATAAACACAGAAATAGGCGCAGAAGACGAGGTCATGGAGGCTTTAGTAAAAATTCCAGAGGTCAAAGAGGCTATGATTGTTTATGGGCCTTATGACTTAGTAATAAGAATTACAACAGATACTGCTGAGAATTTGAGAAAACTCATTAGTGAGAAGATTAGAAAAATGCCAAAGATAAAGAGCACAACTACTTTAATAATAGCTAAATCTATCGTGAAATAG
- a CDS encoding protein-tyrosine phosphatase family protein, whose translation MGLRKKTKMECPYWVEPKLAGSCMPRQEDIERWASLGVKTVISLTESWEIEYYGRWSLPEFRKTLAEKGVKWIHWPTPDGYPPRDLDELVEVIETEIKRGSVVVHCVGGMGRTPTALAAYLIVKRCMKADDAIRSVERVNPAISITDQQYYALLELEATVRNVCK comes from the coding sequence ATGGGCTTGAGGAAAAAGACCAAGATGGAGTGTCCCTACTGGGTGGAGCCTAAACTAGCTGGATCATGTATGCCGAGGCAAGAGGATATAGAGAGATGGGCTTCGCTTGGCGTTAAGACTGTGATCTCACTCACAGAGTCTTGGGAGATTGAATACTACGGCAGGTGGTCTCTGCCAGAGTTCCGAAAGACGCTGGCAGAAAAAGGCGTTAAATGGATCCACTGGCCAACTCCCGACGGATATCCTCCTAGAGATCTCGACGAGCTTGTAGAAGTGATAGAGACGGAGATCAAGAGGGGGTCTGTAGTCGTCCATTGTGTCGGCGGCATGGGGAGGACGCCGACGGCACTAGCAGCTTATCTAATAGTTAAGAGATGTATGAAAGCTGACGATGCGATAAGAAGTGTTGAGAGAGTAAACCCCGCCATTTCTATAACAGATCAACAATACTACGCACTTTTAGAACTGGAGGCGACTGTACGCAATGTCTGTAAATGA
- a CDS encoding Rab family GTPase — protein sequence MRCLLAAVLGVGGVGKTTYIYRLIGVPVQPKTTLRPGIYRGVINSVVMCILDIPGDSATEIAEALAKAWPFYLDLAIFMYDVTDVSTLYALLDIEKHLTSRLVKPYRRSVVIGNKIDLVKIKGLIFKGDEVVKKLGACGVFYISALKDPYEKLVEPLKAAIESL from the coding sequence ATGAGATGTCTTTTGGCGGCAGTTCTCGGCGTAGGCGGCGTTGGGAAAACAACATATATCTACAGACTTATAGGCGTCCCAGTCCAGCCAAAGACCACGCTTAGGCCTGGGATCTATAGAGGAGTTATAAATAGCGTAGTTATGTGTATTTTAGATATCCCAGGCGACTCGGCAACGGAGATAGCCGAGGCGCTTGCTAAGGCTTGGCCATTTTATTTAGATCTCGCTATTTTTATGTATGACGTAACGGATGTAAGTACCCTATATGCGTTGTTAGATATTGAGAAACATTTGACAAGTAGATTAGTAAAGCCATATAGGAGATCTGTAGTTATTGGGAATAAAATAGATTTAGTGAAGATAAAGGGGCTTATATTCAAAGGGGACGAGGTTGTGAAAAAACTAGGCGCATGCGGCGTTTTCTACATATCTGCATTAAAAGACCCCTATGAAAAACTTGTTGAGCCGTTGAAAGCAGCGATAGAAAGCTTATAA